In a genomic window of Caloranaerobacter sp. TR13:
- the rpsG gene encoding 30S ribosomal protein S7, with protein MPRRGRIPKREVMEDPIYRDKVVTKLINQIMLDGKKGVAQKIVYGAFDYIKEKTGQDPLEVFRKALENVMPLLEVKARRVGGATYQVPVEVKPDRRQTLGIRWLVNYSRQRGERTMKERLAKEIMDAANNVGASVKKREDTHKMAEANKAFAHYRW; from the coding sequence GTGCCAAGAAGAGGACGTATTCCAAAGAGAGAAGTTATGGAAGATCCAATTTACAGAGATAAGGTTGTTACTAAACTTATAAACCAAATCATGTTAGATGGCAAAAAGGGAGTTGCTCAGAAAATAGTTTATGGAGCATTTGACTATATTAAAGAAAAAACAGGTCAAGATCCATTAGAAGTTTTCAGAAAAGCTCTAGAAAATGTTATGCCTTTACTAGAAGTTAAAGCAAGACGTGTTGGTGGTGCTACTTACCAAGTTCCAGTAGAGGTTAAACCTGATAGAAGACAAACATTAGGAATAAGATGGTTAGTTAACTATTCAAGACAGCGTGGAGAAAGAACAATGAAGGAAAGATTAGCTAAAGAAATTATGGACGCTGCTAACAATGTAGGTGCAAGTGTTAAGAAAAGAGAAGATACTCATAAGATGGCAGAGGCTAATAAGGCGTTTGCACACTATAGATGGTAA